The bacterium genome includes a window with the following:
- a CDS encoding YraN family protein, translated as MVEKCNQETGRAGEELAAGYLSRRGFRIVETNFRARGGEIDIVAREGETVVFVEVKTRSRREEISPRFSITARKRSRIVKVAQQYLKKTGCPVYTTPVRFDVVTVELGAGEVDHLPGAFRA; from the coding sequence ATGGTCGAAAAATGCAATCAGGAAACGGGCAGGGCCGGGGAGGAACTGGCCGCCGGGTACCTGTCACGACGCGGATTCCGGATAGTGGAAACCAATTTCCGGGCACGCGGGGGGGAGATCGACATCGTCGCCCGCGAAGGGGAGACGGTGGTTTTCGTGGAGGTCAAGACCCGTTCCCGACGGGAAGAGATCTCCCCCCGTTTTTCGATCACCGCCCGCAAACGTTCCCGGATCGTCAAAGTGGCGCAGCAGTACTTGAAAAAAACTGGTTGTCCGGTCTACACGACCCCCGTCCGGTTCGACGTCGTCACCGTGGAGCTCGGGGCCGGGGAGGTCGATCATCTGCCCGGAGCCTTCCGGGCATGA